One window of the Salvia miltiorrhiza cultivar Shanhuang (shh) chromosome 6, IMPLAD_Smil_shh, whole genome shotgun sequence genome contains the following:
- the LOC130990618 gene encoding uncharacterized protein LOC130990618 produces the protein MADGTRLKELQEAQKKMDQLLQAESLQRTVTEERMKELIAGIDQKVYAKYDQLSTILGDIKMQLQFMAQNKEGTGSILGPTPGSVRKEGNPTRNTAFTSKVRSDYSSQHSFNSGNSVHRIDFPKFNGTNPRGWILKCNTYFKLTAAMSDENMIQLSVHNFEGKALQWLQNFGCENLFSITWEQFMDVVEARFEDLNEGKIVMEFKNLKQTGTYEEYVEKFEELRACLLLSNSMSYSEEYFIASFISGMSEELQGFMLLFKPKTLVEAVEMGYKQISTLDAIAKRVKPIPRNFQNHGTSYKRPEGGGTIIKPNNQGVSKTPIKILTTAEMAARREKGLWFNCDEKFFAGHKCKHKLFFMEMTEAQEQAYSQHEEETEELILDELEHTEEVHVNMLGGANSRTMRIIGKVGDSPIRILLDTGSTLSFLQKKFAKTIGVELEPDFPIIVRVANGQKLMSNRRAVDSSWEVQGHTFTYSPRILANEGYDSILGSDWLEFCSSIILDYKNMTFAVHQGSRIIKLKAETDQTRFKETSTQGLFHMLHHHLVEVVEVYLVDCQQALTDNSITSPELEKLLEEFSDIFGEPQGLPPTRCIEHQIILKPESVPKHQYPYRTSHNHKNEIEKIVQDMLAAGIIQHSKSHFASPVILVKKKDGTWRMCVDYRYLNSLTVKHDFPIPLIDELLDELHGAKFFSKLDLRSGYFQIQVKATDRYLTAFSTHHGHFEFLVMPFGLCNAPATFQSLMNLVFQPH, from the coding sequence ATGGCCGATGGTACGCGTTTGAAGGAGCTGCAGGAAGCACAAAAGAAAATGGATCAGTTATTGCAAGCGGAATCTTTACAGAGAACAGTTACTGAAGAGAGAATGAAGGAGTTGATAGCTGGAATTGATCAAAAAGTATATGCAAAATATGATCAGCTATCTACTATCTTAGGAGACATTAAGATGCAACTTCAGTTTATGGCGCAAAACAAGGAAGGAACGGGTTCTATTTTAGGCCCGACTCCGGGATCTGTGAGGAAAGAAGGTAATCCTACTAGAAACACTGCTTTTACTTCTAAGGTTAGGAGTGATTACTCTTCTCAGCACAGTTTCAACTCTGGTAACTCTGTGCATAGGATTGATTTCCCTAAATTCAATGGTACCAATCCCAGGGGATGGATCCTTAAATGTAACACGTATTTTAAGTTAACAGCTGCCATGTCTGATGAGAATATGATCCAATTGTCGGTCCATAATTTCGAGGGAAAGGCATTACAATGGCTGCAAAACTTTGGTTGTGAGAACCTATTTTCTATCACTTGGGAGCAGTTTATGGATGTGGTGGAAGCTAGATTTGAAGACTTGAACGAAGGGAAAATAGTCATGGAGTTTAAAAATCTTAAACAAACTGGTACTTATGAAGAGTATGTTGAAAAATTTGAGGAGTTAAGGGCGTGCTTGTTGCTCAGTAATAGCATGAGTTACTCTGAAGAGTATTTCATTGCAAGCTTCATCAGTGGCATGTCTGAGGAGTTACAGGGGTTTATGCTATTGTTCAAACCTAAGACTCTAGTTGAGGCTGTTGAGATGGGATACAAACAGATTTCAACTCTTGATGCCATTGCAAAAAGGGTTAAACCCATTCCCAGGAATTTCCAGAACCATGGAACAAGTTACAAGAGGCCAGAGGGTGGTGGAACAATTATCAAGCCTAATAACCAAGGAGTCAGCAAAACTCCAATCAAAATACTAACCACTGCAGAGATGGCAGCTAGGAGGGAGAAGGGACTCTGGTTTAATTGTGATGAGAAATTTTTTGCTGGGCATAAATGCAAACACAAGTTATTCTTCATGGAGATGACTGAGGCACAAGAGCAGGCATACTCACAGCATGAAGAAGAAACTGAGGAATTGATTTTAGATGAGCTTGAACATACTGAAGAAGTTCATGTTAACATGCTTGGAGGTGCTAACTCCAGAACCATGAGGATCATCGGCAAGGTTGGAGACTCCCCAATTAGAATCCTCTTGGACACTGGAAGCACACTGAGTTTCCTACAAAAAAAATTTGCTAAGACTATTGGGGTTGAGTTAGAGCCTGACTTTCCTATTATAGTCAGGGTAGCCAATGGACAGAAACTGATGAGTAACAGGAGAGCAGTTGACTCATCTTGGGAGGTACAAGGACATACTTTCACTTACTCTCCTAGGATATTGGCCAATGAGGGTTATGACTCAATACTAGGCAGTGATTGGTTGGAATTCTGTTCTTCCATTATCTTGGATTATAAGAACATGACTTTTGCAGTTCATCAAGGTTCAAGgataatcaaattaaaagcTGAAACTGACCAGACCAGGTTTAAAGAAACATCAACACAAGGGCTATTCCATATGTTGCACCATCACTTGGTTGAAGTGGTGGAGGTTTATCTGGTGGACTGTCAACAAGCGCTGACAGATAATTCCATCACAAGTCCAGAGTTGGAAAAGTTACTAGAAGAATTCTCAGATATCTTTGGTGAGCCCCAAGGCCTACCTCCTACAAGATGCATAGAGCATCAGATTATTCTCAAGCCGGAGAGTGTTCCCAAACATCAATATCCCTATAGGACCTCCCACAACCACAAGAATGAGATTGAAAAGATTGTGCAAGACATGCTTGCAGCTGGGATTATACAACACAGTAAGAGTCATTTTGCTTCACCAGTTATCTTGGtaaaaaagaaggatggaacATGGAGGATGTGTGTTGATTATAGATACCTAAACTCTCTCACTGTCAAACATGATTTTCCCATTCCTCTGATTGATGAGTTATTGGATGAGCTACATGGAGCTAAATTCTTCTCCAAACTGGACTTAAGGTCTGGATACTTTCAAATTCAAGTCAAGGCGACTGATAGATATCTCACAGCTTTCAGTACGCATCATGGCCATTTTGAATTCCTGGTCATGCCGTTTGGCTTATGCAACGCACCTGCTACCTTTCAATCCCTCATGAACCTGGTTTTCCAGCCCCATTGA
- the LOC130990620 gene encoding uncharacterized protein LOC130990620, whose amino-acid sequence MRRTRSAGNEDLLFHEEIERLARENNAARRRAEQEAQARERQIEADREMADNPEGQNDNANKTLRDMMFPNNLNLRPSAIVLPEITGNWELKHTLIQILPKYSDMPGEDPQRHLQDFEMACGTVRTASQAFGEYIRLLTFPFSLLEGAREWLYDLPEGSIRTWQELQSKFLEKYFPAARIQNLRTRISNIKMGSAEVLYEYWRRFKQMLAKCPQHQIPDHDLIRYFVGGLRRQDRQWLHAACGGSILNKSTAEAFKLIADMAEESRDEEGTIIITTPVPAPSAEDDKLDKLCNMFEKFMTNQGAPNQGIPNIRKPVKACQLCMATSHATDECPQLFEDEELNAIGQQPGGNNGGQNQKPFEPYKQQYNNQGWRQHENLRYGNNNFLVPNQGQTSNPPQHSQQPQQARGSSLSELVHQMAQQQVKFQ is encoded by the coding sequence ATGCGTCGTACTAGGAGTGCAGGTAACGAAGATCTTTTGTTCCACGAGGAGATTGAGAGACTTGCTCGAGAGAACAACGCTGCTAGACGCAGGGCAGAACAAGAGGCACAGGCAAGAGAGAGACAGATAGAAGCGGATAGAGAGATGGCAGATAATCCGGAAGGGCAGAATGACAACGCCAACAAGACTCTCCGAGATATGATGTTTCCAAACAACTTGAACCTCCGGCCATCAGCCATAGTACTGCCGgagatcactggaaattgggagCTGAAGCATACTCTGATCCAGATTTTGCCCAaatacagtgatatgcccggagagGACCCTCAAAGACATCTCCAAGACTTTGAGATGGCATGTGGAACGGTGCGCACCGCTAGTCAAGCATTTGGCGAATACATCCGACTCCTtacttttccgttctctctgttagaaggagcgagggagtggttgtaTGATTTGCCCGAAGGAAGCATTCGGACCTGGCAGGAGTTGCAGAGCAAGTTTTTGGAAAAGTACTTCCCAGCTGCCCGGATCCAAAATCTGAGGACTCGAATAAGCAACATAAAGATGGGATCGGCAGAAGTCCTATATGAGTACTGGAGAAGGTTCAAACAGATGctggccaaatgcccacaacaccaaATACCGGATCATGATCTTATTCGGTATTTCGTGGGAGGACTCCGAAGGCAAGATAGGCAATGGTTACACGCTGCATGTGGAGGATCAATCTTAAACAAATCTACAGCGGAAGCTTTCAAGCTCATAGCCGACATGGCAGAGGAATCGAGGGATGAGGAAGGGACTATAATCATAACTACTCCAGTGCCGGCTCCTTCTGCCGAAGACGATAAGTTGGACAAGCTTTGCAACATGTTCGAGAAGTTTATGACGAACCAAGGAGCACCCAATCAAGGAATTCCCAACATTCGGAAACCTGTGAAGGCATGccagctttgcatggcaacttcacaTGCAACTgatgaatgtccacaacttttcgAAGATGAAGAGCTTAATGCTATTGGACAACAGCCGGGAGGAAACAACGGAGGGCAAAACCAGAAACCTTTTGAGCCCTACAAACAGCAGTACAACAATCAAGGATGGAGACAACATGAGAACCTTAGGTATGGCAACAACAACTTTTTGGTGCCAAACCAAGGGCAGACGAGTAACCCACCACAACActcgcaacaacctcaacaggcaagaGGATCCTCCCTATCAGAGCTCGTGCATCAAATGGCCCAGCAACAAGTGAAGTTCCAGTAA